Proteins from one Mixophyes fleayi isolate aMixFle1 chromosome 9, aMixFle1.hap1, whole genome shotgun sequence genomic window:
- the LOC142101391 gene encoding TLR adapter interacting with SLC15A4 on the lysosome-like, whose amino-acid sequence MLAEAFLSTVMYRETMAREDQQDRENDNALPSWQDRREKSLEKKVSENFRESSDRREDVLGEPVIPFSQAMCIPKRDKDNSLDLYTSWSSTYGSIYRNYPDLHIGGDHILNNKKDSGCVLDLESEFQDGPVLLSVDIDSSSPPGESLAGPLVEGVLHSEESNLFPSAPFSNSVLNGFLEKKMQELYKQCIEENLVTNASPNHLLWSSILKHNVHQLSMQISQEHNVGHSRAKEAILQCLCSATSSEFITPILLISKQETKKQSGTLSNNVALKKNCTVHSKI is encoded by the coding sequence ATGTTGGCTGAGGCTTTCCTCAGCACGGTGATGTACCGGGAAACAATGGCCAGAGAGGATCAGCAAGACAGAGAGAACGACAACGCGCTACCGTCTTGGCAAGATCGCCGTGAAAAGAGTCTAGAGAAGAAAGTGTCCGAGAACTTCAGAGAGTCGTCCGACCGCAGAGAAGATGTCCTGGGGGAGCCTGTAATACCCTTCTCACAAGCAATGTGTATTCCGAAAAGAGACAAAGACAACAGCCTGGACCTCTATACGTCTTGGTCCAGCACGTACGGCAGTATTTATAGGAATTATCCAGATCTGCACATCGGTGGAGATCACATTCTCAACAATAAAAAGGACTCTGGTTGTGTCTTGGACCTGGAAAGCGAGTTCCAAGATGGACCAGTGTTACTCTCGGTGGACATTGACAGCAGTAGTCCTCCTGGTGAGAGCCTGGCTGGACCATTGGTAGAAGGAGTTCTGCACAGTGAGGAGAGCAACCTGTTCCCATCTGCCCCCTTCTCCAACTCCGTCCTCAACGGCTTCCTAGAAAAGAAGATGCAGGAGCTGTACAAACAGTGCATCGAAGAAAACCTAGTGACTAACGCTTCACCCAACCACCTGCTGTGGTCCAGCATCCTGAAGCACAATGTCCACCAGCTCAGCATGCAGATATCCCAGGAGCATAACGTTGGCCACTCGAGGGCCAAAGAAGCTATTCTGCAGTGTTTGTGCAGTGCCACCAGCTCTGAGTTCATCACCCCCATCCTGCTCATCTCAAAGCAGGAAACCAAGAAGCAGTCCGGAACTTTGTCAAACAATGTGGCCCTTAAAAAGAACTGCACCGTACACAGTAAAATCTAA